Proteins from one Rosa chinensis cultivar Old Blush chromosome 7, RchiOBHm-V2, whole genome shotgun sequence genomic window:
- the LOC112177221 gene encoding AP-3 complex subunit delta, giving the protein MAGFSVMDTLFQRTLDDLIKGLRLQLMGESAFLSKALDEIRREAKSTDPDTKSAALLKLTYLSSLHFYDMSFAAFHVVELLSSTRFSHKKIAYHAASHSFDDSTPVLVLITNQLRKDLTSTNEFEVSLALECLSRIATVDLARDLTPEIFTLLASSKVFVRKKAIGVVLRVFDRYPDSVRVCFKRLVENLETSDSQVVSVAVGVFCELALRDPTSYLPLAPEFYKILVDSKNNWVLIKVLKIFAKLAPLEPRLAKRVVEPVCEHIRRTGAKSLLFECIRTVVSSLSDYEHAVKLAVVKIREMLVDDDPNLKYLGLQALSVVAPKHLWAVLENKEVVIKSLSDVDPNIKLESLRLVMAMVSESNVAEISRVLVNYALKSDPEFCNLILGSILSTCCRNVYEIIIDFDWYVSLLGEMSRIPHCQKGEEIEKQLIDIGMRVKDVRPELVRVSRDLLIDPALLGNPFLHRILSAAAWLSGEYVEFSVNPFELMEALLQPRTSLLPPLLKAIYIQSAFKVLIFCLNSYLLLRGDAASSSYSDKLVPDVPGLFSERDSVGCSDLASCDAPVEAELDEGFNPRDLNQSFGGLSVEYGGEETSTCGQASASASLKDSFTHESITNLLNRVELAVVPLTRSYDVEIVERARNVHCFIELIKPQMPDCLVQKEESSDTEEAEASKIIKLMHDAFSNDLGPISVSAQERVSVPDGLVLVENLEDLETICGDVQLPSLNSFSHGSSHFEEMAGVSIPIFQSKEEPGPSNECTSLLAEHRKQHGLYYLPSEKKDGDYPPANDPQLQANSNDDEDLAKLTEQLLVSKKKPNHAKPRPVVVKLDGDQVPIAAGPHSQEDLLSGTVRDVLLGSETKPTTRSSTKRKGKEKLNVDSTTESKENLGDVEKQDQGNSSTRKSKPHTHSKGRRHRSPGKKGDEGEENCQKAKPKSSGRHKARQRADAPLNVVSQTPVIPDFLL; this is encoded by the coding sequence ATGGCGGGGTTCTCGGTGATGGACACACTGTTCCAGCGCACACTGGACGACCTAATCAAGGGGCTCCGCCTCCAGCTGATGGGCGAGTCGGCGTTCCTGTCCAAAGCCCTAGACGAAATCCGCCGCGAGGCCAAGTCCACCGACCCCGACACCAAATCCGCCGCCCTCCTCAAGCTCACCTACCTCTCCTCCCTCCACTTCTACGACATGTCGTTCGCCGCCTTCCACGTCGTCGAGCTCCTCTCCTCCACCCGCTTCTCCCACAAGAAGATCGCCTACCACGCCGCCTCCCACTCGTTCGACGACTCCACGCCGGTGCTCGTCCTCATCACCAACCAGCTCCGCAAGGACCTCACCAGCACCAACGAGTTCGAGGTAAGCTTAGCGCTTGAATGCCTTTCCAGAATTGCCACTGTAGATCTCGCTAGGGATTTGACGCCTGAGATATTCACATTGCTGGCCAGCAGCAAAGTGTTCGTGAGAAAGAAGGCAATTGGTGTGGTTCTGAGAGTGTTTGATAGGTATCCGGATTCGGTGAGGGTGTGTTTTAAGCGTTTGGTTGAGAATCTAGAGACTTCGGATTCACAGGTTGTGTCTGTGGCTGTGGGGGTGTTTTGTGAGCTGGCTCTGAGAGATCCCACCTCTTATCTTCCGCTGGCGCCCGAGTTTTACAAGATTTTGGTGGATTCCAAGAACAATTGGGTCTTGATTAAGGTGTTGAAGATATTTGCAAAGTTGGCTCCCTTAGAGCCGAGGTTGGCTAAGAGGGTTGTTGAGCCGGTTTGTGAGCATATCAGGAGGACTGGGGCTAAGTCGTTGTTGTTTGAGTGCATTAGGACTGTGGTGAGCAGTTTGAGTGATTATGAACACGCGGTGAAGCTTGCTGTTGTGAAGATTCGGGAAATGTTGGTGGATGATGATCCGAATCTGAAGTATCTTGGATTGCAAGCGCTTTCGGTTGTGGCCCCGAAGCACTTGTGGGCGGTGTTGGAGAATAAGGAGGTTGTGATTAAGTCTTTGAGTGATGTGGATCCAAATATTAAGCTCGAGTCGTTGCGTCTTGTTATGGCAATGGTGTCTGAGAGTAATGTGGCTGaaatttcaagggttttggtcAACTATGCCCTTAAGTCTGATCCGGAGTTCTGCAATTTGATACTGGGTTCCATTTTATCGACATGTTGTAGAAATGTGTATGAGATTATTATTGACTTTGATTGGTATGTATCACTTCTGGGAGAAATGTCAAGGATACCACATTGccagaaaggagaagaaattgaaaagcaGCTTATTGATATTGGTATGAGGGTCAAGGATGTTAGACCAGAGCTTGTTCGAGTCAGTCGTGATTTGCTGATTGATCCAGCATTACTTGGTAATCCTTTCTTACACAGGATATTATCAGCGGCTGCTTGGTTGTCAGGGGAATATGTTGAGTTCTCGGTAAACCCATTTGAACTCATGGAAGCACTATTACAGCCTCGTACAAGTCTCTTACCACCGTTATTAAAAGCAATATATATACAGTCTGCGTTCAAAGTCTTAATCTTTTGTCTGAATTCTTACCTTTTGCTGAGGGGGGATGCTGCTTCCTCCTCGTATTCTGATAAATTGGTGCCAGATGTCCCAGGATTGTTCTCTGAACGGGATAGCGTAGGGTGTTCGGACTTGGCATCATGTGATGCTCCTGTTGAGGCCGAACTGGATGAAGGATTCAACCCAAGGGATTTAAATCAATCATTTGGAGGTCTTTCTGTAGAATATGGTGGGGAGGAAACTTCTACTTGTGGGCAGGCATCGGCATCTGCTTCATTGAAGGACAGTTTCACGCATGAATCTATCACAAACCTTTTAAATAGAGTTGAATTGGCTGTGGTTCCACTTACAAGAAGCTATGATGTAGAAATAGTAGAGAGAGCACGAAATGTACATTGTTTCATTGAGTTGATTAAGCCACAAATGCCTGATTGTCTAGTTCAGAAAGAGGAGAGCTCAGATACGGAAGAAGCAGAAGCATCCAAAATCATTAAATTGATGCATGATGCCTTCTCAAATGATCTGGGTCCTATCTCAGTAAGCGCTCAGGAAAGAGTTTCTGTACCAGATGGTTTAGTGCTTGTGGAGAATCTTGAGGACTTGGAAACAATCTGTGGTGATGTTCAACTACCTTCATTAAATTCATTTTCCCATGGTAGTTCTCATTTTGAGGAAATGGCTGGTGTTTCTATCCCTATCTTTCAAAGCAAAGAAGAGCCAGGGCCATCAAATGAATGCACATCTCTGCTTGCAGAACACCGTAAGCAGCATGGCTTATATTATCTTCCTTCAGAAAAAAAGGATGGTGATTATCCACCTGCCAATGACCCTCAGTTACAGGCTAACTCAAATGACGATGAAGATCTTGCCAAGCTTACAGAGCAGTTACTTGTTTCAAAGAAAAAGCCAAACCATGCAAAGCCTAGGCCTGTCGTGGTGAAATTAGATGGAGATCAAGTACCTATTGCAGCTGGTCCACATTCACAGGAAGATTTGCTGTCTGGTACAGTGCGGGATGTTCTTCTAGGAAGTGAGACAAAACCCACCACTAGGTCATCTACTAAGAGAAAAGGGAAGGAGAAGCTAAACGTTGATTCTACCACCGAATCCAAGGAAAATTTGGGTGATGTAGAAAAGCAAGATCAAGGAAACTCTAGTACGAGAAAAAGCAAGCCTCATACTCATAGTAAAGGGAGAAGGCACAGAAGCCCGGGGAAGAAGGGAGACGAAGGAGAAGAAAACTGTCAGAAAGCAAAGCCAAAAAGTAGTGGTAGGCACAAAGCTCGGCAACGAGCAGATGCGCCATTGAATGTGGTTTCACAAACACCAGTAATTCCagattttctcttgtag